In Deltaproteobacteria bacterium, a single genomic region encodes these proteins:
- a CDS encoding TetR/AcrR family transcriptional regulator, which yields MSHISSVSTPARGPRDPSRRRRILDAAKAEFTRSGFKGTNLDAIAQAAGCAKGALYLEFPDKRTLLRELVLEVFAGIRARYEQEVVSRGSPLQRIVGTLAFAFREMLREPLFAKLMREDPELRELLVTDPVQAAAAAKVEIDQIAGWVDEGIARGEIRPDVDRDAIPYVLGVLRFSPQHLGLITELGLFSGERTLATIVELFERGLAARPGHDTPRHGTAAGAAVSPRSAKPTRKTTRTRTRTR from the coding sequence ATGAGTCATATCAGTTCTGTGAGCACGCCCGCCCGCGGCCCCCGCGACCCTTCGCGGCGGCGTCGAATCCTCGACGCCGCGAAAGCCGAGTTCACGCGCAGTGGCTTCAAGGGCACCAACCTCGACGCGATCGCACAGGCGGCGGGCTGCGCCAAGGGTGCGCTCTACCTCGAGTTCCCGGACAAGCGCACGCTGCTGCGCGAGCTCGTGCTCGAGGTGTTTGCGGGCATCCGCGCGCGCTACGAACAGGAGGTGGTGTCGCGCGGCTCGCCGCTGCAGCGCATCGTGGGGACCCTGGCGTTCGCATTCCGCGAGATGCTCCGCGAGCCGCTGTTCGCCAAGCTCATGCGCGAGGATCCCGAGCTGCGGGAGCTGCTGGTGACGGACCCGGTGCAGGCCGCGGCGGCGGCGAAGGTCGAGATCGATCAGATCGCGGGCTGGGTCGATGAAGGCATCGCCCGCGGCGAGATCCGCCCCGACGTCGACCGCGACGCCATCCCGTACGTACTCGGTGTGCTGCGCTTCTCGCCGCAGCACCTCGGCCTCATCACCGAGCTGGGTCTGTTCTCGGGCGAGCGCACGCTCGCGACCATCGTCGAGCTGTTCGAACGCGGTCTCGCGGCGCGGCCGGGGCACGACACGCCGCGACACGGCACCGCCGCTGGCGCAGCCGTGAGCCCGCGCTCCGCCAAGCCCACCCGCAAGACCACCCGCACCCGCACGAGGACCCGATGA
- a CDS encoding ABC transporter ATP-binding protein gives MTSTAAIEIDNLGKRFGTVTAVEALSFTVGAGEIFGFMGHNGAGKTTTLRMLLGLTTPSTGAARVLGHDCTHAALEVRRVTGFLPASYTLPPDMTARGFLHYIAAMFELPVAVARQRTEALLARFGLQDAADRRLRGFSTGMAQKVGLAQALVNEPRVLLLDEPTSGLDPLGRHELLELLRELARDRGVTVLFSSHILSDVEAVCQRVAALHHGKLIACDTVATLKAEHGVAGMDDLYLSLVRSAAA, from the coding sequence ATGACCAGCACCGCCGCGATCGAGATCGACAACCTCGGCAAGCGCTTCGGCACCGTCACCGCCGTGGAGGCGCTCTCGTTCACGGTCGGCGCCGGCGAGATCTTCGGCTTCATGGGCCACAACGGCGCCGGCAAGACCACGACGTTGCGCATGCTGCTCGGCCTCACCACCCCGAGCACCGGTGCGGCGCGCGTGCTCGGCCACGACTGCACCCACGCCGCGCTCGAGGTGCGCCGCGTGACCGGCTTCTTGCCGGCCAGCTACACGCTGCCGCCCGACATGACTGCGCGCGGGTTCCTGCACTACATCGCCGCGATGTTCGAGCTGCCGGTCGCGGTCGCGCGTCAGCGCACCGAGGCCCTGCTCGCACGCTTCGGTCTGCAGGACGCCGCCGATCGCCGGCTGCGCGGCTTCTCCACCGGCATGGCGCAGAAGGTCGGGCTCGCGCAGGCCTTGGTGAACGAGCCGCGCGTGCTGCTGCTCGACGAGCCGACCTCGGGGCTCGACCCGCTCGGCCGTCACGAGCTGCTCGAGCTGCTGCGCGAGCTCGCCCGCGACCGCGGCGTGACGGTGCTGTTCTCGTCGCACATCCTCTCGGACGTCGAGGCGGTGTGCCAGCGCGTCGCGGCGCTCCACCACGGCAAGCTCATCGCGTGCGACACCGTCGCCACGCTCAAGGCCGAGCACGGCGTCGCCGGCATGGACGACCTCTACCTCTCGCTGGTGCGGAGCGCCGCAGCATGA
- a CDS encoding efflux RND transporter periplasmic adaptor subunit, producing the protein MGASALSDSTAVSPAPRPSPQEVLDRIGAGKGRRRRRAVVWLVVLLVIGGGGFTWWRLRNAKQVPIQWETVAADRGDIEMHVVATGSLQARSTVSVGAEISGRVASVEVDVNDRVTKGQVLVRLDPITAANALAEAQASLKSASADLSRSKAALKESESLERRADALAKQGLVSVEENDAQRSAATLAKSDVSRATAQASLAKIRVDQAKTDLSKLVILSPIDGIVMSRAVEPGNALSASLAAPELFTIAEDLSKMELALPINEADVARVRAGQQATFEVDAWPDRTFTASVREVSFAPLVTNNVVTYNAILDVDNADLALRPGMTASATIVSDTRKAVLRVPNGALRYTPQLPTQNKGFNPLAPPRMRGMGGGGDKPQAPGVWVLRDGAPVRVRVTLGASDGEYTEVEGGELVDDDPIVVGQSSGGGGR; encoded by the coding sequence GTGGGCGCCTCCGCACTCTCCGACTCCACCGCCGTCAGCCCTGCTCCACGACCGAGTCCGCAGGAGGTGCTCGATCGCATCGGTGCCGGCAAGGGGCGCCGTCGCCGACGCGCGGTGGTGTGGTTGGTGGTGCTGCTCGTCATCGGTGGCGGCGGCTTCACGTGGTGGCGCCTACGCAACGCGAAGCAGGTGCCGATCCAGTGGGAGACGGTCGCGGCCGACCGCGGTGACATCGAGATGCACGTGGTCGCGACCGGCTCGCTGCAGGCGCGCAGCACCGTGTCGGTCGGCGCCGAGATCTCGGGTCGCGTCGCGAGCGTCGAGGTCGACGTCAACGATCGCGTCACCAAGGGTCAAGTGCTCGTGCGGCTGGACCCCATCACGGCCGCCAATGCGCTGGCCGAGGCCCAGGCCTCGCTCAAGTCGGCGAGCGCTGACTTGAGCCGCAGCAAGGCGGCGCTGAAGGAATCGGAGAGCCTCGAGCGCCGCGCCGACGCACTGGCCAAGCAAGGCCTGGTCTCGGTCGAAGAGAACGACGCCCAGCGCAGCGCGGCGACCCTGGCGAAGAGCGACGTCTCGCGTGCCACCGCGCAGGCGAGCCTGGCGAAGATCCGCGTCGATCAGGCCAAGACCGACCTCTCCAAGCTGGTCATCCTCTCGCCCATCGACGGCATCGTGATGTCGCGCGCGGTCGAGCCCGGCAACGCGCTGTCGGCATCGTTGGCGGCCCCCGAGCTGTTCACCATCGCCGAGGACCTGTCGAAGATGGAGCTCGCGCTGCCGATCAACGAGGCCGACGTCGCGCGGGTGCGGGCGGGCCAGCAGGCGACGTTCGAGGTCGACGCGTGGCCGGACCGCACCTTCACCGCGAGTGTCCGGGAGGTCTCGTTCGCACCGCTGGTCACCAACAACGTCGTCACCTACAACGCGATCCTCGACGTCGACAACGCCGACCTCGCGCTGCGTCCGGGCATGACCGCGAGCGCGACCATCGTGTCGGACACGCGCAAGGCGGTGCTGCGCGTGCCCAACGGCGCGCTGCGCTACACGCCGCAGCTTCCGACGCAGAACAAGGGCTTCAACCCGCTGGCGCCTCCGCGCATGCGCGGCATGGGCGGTGGTGGAGACAAGCCGCAGGCCCCCGGCGTCTGGGTGCTGCGTGACGGCGCGCCGGTGCGCGTGCGCGTGACCTTGGGCGCGAGCGATGGCGAGTACACCGAGGTCGAAGGCGGCGAGCTGGTCGACGACGACCCGATCGTGGTCGGTCAGAGCAGCGGCGGAGGCGGCCGATGA
- a CDS encoding ABC transporter ATP-binding protein: MLQLVDVRRIYGEGESEVRALDGVDLEIDQGEFVMVMGSSGSGKSTCMNLLGCLDKPTGGSYRFAGVDIGGLDRDALALLRRHYLGFVFQSFNLLPRTSAVEQVELPLVYRGVGARKRRAAALGALERVGLATRAEHTPAELSGGQQQRVAIARAIVTEPVVLFADEPTGNLDTETTHDVMRLLGELNRKLGITIVMVTHEPELIAYASRVITFRDGRVLTDERKAAAS; encoded by the coding sequence CTGCTGCAGCTGGTCGACGTGCGGCGGATCTACGGCGAGGGCGAGTCCGAGGTGCGTGCACTCGACGGCGTCGACCTCGAGATCGACCAAGGCGAGTTCGTGATGGTCATGGGCTCGAGTGGCTCGGGCAAGTCGACCTGCATGAACCTGCTGGGCTGCCTCGACAAGCCCACCGGCGGCAGCTACCGCTTCGCGGGGGTCGACATCGGCGGGCTCGATCGTGACGCGCTGGCGCTGTTGCGGCGCCACTATCTCGGCTTCGTGTTCCAGAGCTTCAACCTGCTGCCGCGCACGTCGGCGGTCGAGCAGGTCGAGCTGCCGCTGGTGTACCGCGGCGTCGGAGCCCGCAAGCGCCGCGCAGCAGCCCTCGGTGCGCTCGAGCGCGTGGGCCTGGCAACCCGCGCCGAGCACACCCCCGCCGAGCTCTCGGGCGGTCAGCAGCAGCGCGTCGCGATCGCGCGGGCGATCGTCACCGAGCCGGTGGTGCTGTTCGCCGACGAGCCCACCGGCAACCTCGACACCGAGACCACCCATGACGTCATGCGCCTGCTGGGCGAGCTCAACCGCAAGCTCGGCATCACCATCGTCATGGTCACGCACGAGCCCGAGCTCATCGCATACGCATCGCGCGTGATCACGTTCCGTGACGGTCGCGTGCTGACCGACGAACGAAAGGCGGCCGCGTCGTGA
- a CDS encoding ABC transporter permease — MLWTTFVLALGAIRRNAGRSLLTALGVVIGVGSVIAMVNLGRAAGQQVTSNIQAMGPNLLFVRPSFTRAASGGTRAEAVPFTPEDVAAIERDIDGVVVAPGASASATIAYGNLNATTSITGTTNAYFEVRNLQIAAGRMFETRELDSGAAVCILGPTVVTNVYASAEPLGSTLRIGATSCSVIGVLAPKGSNMGQDQDDVVLMPFRAVGRRLTGRTDIATIYVSAVEDGTSARVRSDLQALLRERRHLREGEADDFDVRDMAEIASTLESTSATMTALLGAIAAVSLVVGGIGIMNIMLVSVTERTREIGLRLAVGARTREVLLQFLVEAMVLSVFGGVVGIALGVGGTWLIVTQLGMPFVVSMEMVAAAFGVSAVVGVLFGYLPALKAARLDPIVALRHE, encoded by the coding sequence ATCCTCTGGACCACCTTCGTGCTGGCGTTGGGCGCCATCCGGCGCAACGCGGGCCGCTCGCTGCTCACCGCGCTCGGCGTCGTCATCGGCGTCGGCAGCGTGATCGCAATGGTGAACCTCGGCCGCGCCGCCGGCCAGCAGGTCACCTCCAACATCCAGGCGATGGGCCCCAACTTGCTGTTCGTGCGGCCCAGCTTCACGCGCGCCGCCAGCGGCGGCACGCGTGCCGAGGCGGTGCCGTTCACACCCGAAGACGTCGCGGCGATCGAGCGCGACATCGACGGGGTCGTGGTCGCGCCGGGCGCGAGCGCGAGCGCGACCATCGCGTACGGCAACCTCAACGCGACCACCTCGATCACCGGCACCACCAACGCGTACTTCGAGGTCCGCAACCTGCAGATCGCGGCGGGGCGCATGTTCGAGACCCGCGAGCTCGACAGTGGCGCGGCGGTCTGCATCCTCGGGCCGACGGTCGTGACCAACGTCTACGCCAGCGCGGAGCCGCTCGGCAGCACACTACGGATCGGCGCGACCAGCTGCAGCGTCATCGGCGTGCTCGCGCCCAAGGGCAGCAACATGGGTCAGGACCAAGACGACGTGGTGCTGATGCCGTTCCGTGCCGTCGGTCGGCGCCTGACCGGCAGGACCGACATTGCGACCATCTACGTGTCGGCGGTCGAGGACGGCACCAGCGCGCGGGTCCGCAGCGACCTGCAGGCGCTGCTCCGCGAGCGCCGTCACCTGCGCGAGGGTGAGGCCGACGACTTCGACGTGCGTGACATGGCCGAGATCGCCAGCACCCTCGAGAGCACCAGCGCGACCATGACCGCGCTGCTGGGCGCGATCGCGGCGGTGAGCCTCGTCGTCGGCGGCATCGGCATCATGAACATCATGCTGGTCTCGGTCACCGAGCGCACCCGCGAGATCGGCCTGCGCCTCGCCGTCGGCGCCCGCACCCGCGAGGTGCTGCTGCAGTTCCTCGTCGAGGCGATGGTGCTGTCGGTGTTCGGCGGCGTCGTCGGCATCGCGCTCGGGGTCGGCGGCACATGGCTCATCGTGACGCAGCTGGGCATGCCATTCGTGGTGTCGATGGAGATGGTCGCCGCGGCATTCGGCGTCTCGGCGGTGGTCGGCGTGCTGTTCGGCTACCTGCCAGCGCTCAAGGCCGCACGGCTCGACCCGATCGTCGCGCTGCGCCACGAGTGA